Proteins from one Lonchura striata isolate bLonStr1 chromosome 6, bLonStr1.mat, whole genome shotgun sequence genomic window:
- the C6H14orf132 gene encoding uncharacterized protein C14orf132 homolog isoform X2 gives MDLSFMAAQLPVMGGAFMDSPNEDFSTEYSLFNSSANVHAASSMQNPPEETSRSSNDAILLWIAIIATIGNIVVVGVVYAFTF, from the coding sequence CTTCCTGTTATGGGAGGAGCCTTTATGGACTCACCCAACGAGGACTTTAGTACAGAGTACTCCCTGTTTAACTCATCAGCCAACGTGCATGCAGCTTCTTCCATGCAGAATCCACCAGAAGAGACATCCCGTTCTTCAAATGATGCCATTTTGTTATGGATTGCAATAATAGCAACAATTGGAAATATTGTGGTTGTGGGAGTGGTGTATGCCTTCACCTTCTAG